ATAGAAAAGAAATGAAAATAGGAGGTGATAGAGTGAAAAAAATGTTGGTGTTGCTGGTTGGTTTGCTATGCTTGCTTTGCCTCGTATCTCTCACTTCGGCAGCGGGTTTGACTGTCAGCGTGAGTGATGAAACGGGTGCAAAAGGGGACATCGCAAAGGTGCCTATTATTCTTGAAGCCGCATCAGATGTAGGAAGTATAGATATTGTTTTGAAGTATGATGGTCAAGTTTTGCGAGCTGTAGCTGTGGAGGCTGGTGAACTCGGTAAAAACGCGCTTATCGAAGCTAATACGGCGAGGGAAGGAGAAGTTATAATAGCGCTGGCAGATTCATCCGGAATAAATGGTGACGGCGCAGTTGCAACCATCTCCTTTGAGGTGATAGGCGATGTCGGCTCTACGAGTCCTCTGACTCTGGAGACAGTTTCGGTAAACAACGTTGAGCTGGTTGAAGTAATCACA
This genomic window from Candidatus Syntrophoarchaeum caldarius contains:
- a CDS encoding Cellulosome anchoring protein, cohesin region domain protein, yielding MSDETGAKGDIAKVPIILEAASDVGSIDIVLKYDGQVLRAVAVEAGELGKNALIEANTAREGEVIIALADSSGINGDGAVATISFEVIGDVGSTSPLTLETVSVNNVELVEVITTTESGTFSVTEEGAPKSGDASTAIMAITAIIIALFVIKRR